One genomic region from Robbsia betulipollinis encodes:
- the waaC gene encoding lipopolysaccharide heptosyltransferase I — MKRILIVKITSLGDVVLAQPVVADLRRAYPGVVIDWATDAAFAEIPGWNPGVSRVHRAPLRQFKRLRNRAGAMAILQSVQALRTHRYDAVLDIHGAYKSAIVAFLARARRRYGYESKALGERGAGFAYSHRMHRPSGIGAVEGMRASVANTLGYTLEPTPDFGLVVPAATAADTVPPLPPRTALFLHGASKDEKNWPIAHWVATGQALARQGIAVALLWNSDAEHTRALAIAAEIPQATVLPRLTLSECARVIASAALVIGVDTGLTHLAHAFRRPSVMIFLATSRNHFGIDAPGSAISLGDRGQCPTPEAVLAAAHEVLAGTADARSLPTATPGPAAVPPQPS, encoded by the coding sequence ATGAAGCGCATATTGATAGTCAAGATCACCTCGCTGGGCGACGTGGTTCTCGCTCAGCCCGTCGTGGCGGATCTGCGCCGGGCCTACCCTGGCGTGGTGATCGACTGGGCGACCGATGCGGCGTTCGCCGAGATCCCCGGCTGGAATCCCGGCGTCTCGCGCGTGCATCGCGCGCCGCTGCGCCAGTTCAAGCGGCTGCGCAACCGCGCGGGCGCGATGGCGATACTGCAATCGGTGCAAGCGCTGCGCACGCACCGTTACGATGCGGTGCTCGACATCCACGGCGCGTACAAGAGCGCGATCGTGGCCTTCCTGGCCCGGGCCAGGCGGCGCTACGGCTATGAAAGCAAGGCGCTGGGCGAACGCGGCGCGGGCTTCGCCTACAGTCACCGGATGCACCGGCCGAGCGGCATCGGTGCGGTGGAAGGCATGCGCGCCAGCGTCGCGAACACACTGGGCTACACCCTCGAACCCACCCCCGACTTCGGCCTCGTGGTACCGGCCGCAACCGCCGCGGACACCGTGCCGCCCTTGCCGCCGCGGACCGCGTTGTTCCTGCATGGCGCGTCGAAGGATGAAAAGAACTGGCCGATCGCGCACTGGGTGGCCACCGGCCAGGCACTGGCCCGCCAGGGCATCGCGGTTGCCTTGCTCTGGAATTCGGATGCCGAGCATACGCGCGCGCTGGCGATCGCCGCGGAAATTCCCCAGGCGACGGTTTTGCCGCGTCTGACGCTGTCGGAGTGCGCGCGCGTGATCGCCAGCGCGGCGTTGGTGATCGGTGTCGATACCGGCCTGACGCACCTCGCCCATGCGTTTCGTCGGCCATCGGTCATGATCTTTCTGGCAACCTCGCGCAACCACTTTGGCATCGACGCACCCGGCTCGGCGATATCGCTCGGCGACCGCGGGCAATGTCCGACACCCGAGGCGGTGCTGGCGGCGGCGCATGAAGTGCTGGCGGGCACCGCCGACGCGCGGTCCCTGCCGACGGCAACGCCTGGACCTGCCGCGGTGCCGCCGCAGCCGTCCTAG
- a CDS encoding PRC-barrel domain-containing protein — MRTHSPIPTASTGPIGLRNVSFSHPSGIRVVVYPPARSAFAPYSVPYPAAWTAAWWLLAALCVLALLGGCTTTLSPGSATIVDAVVIPAIPPPAPPPAACLPVPDMPPPPVARLSGGIVARKPAPRPVHRARPARRVEDAKPAPEEAPAPPPAPAPLVVVHDLPHGQFRGLLDAEVQRGTGTVGRAVDAVADARGRPRQVVINLAGFMGVGDRKVSLPWDAFRFDTTIGKPLLILKSAAIDPVASAPASGGSPVPPAGGVNLMDSAVNMRDGTAAGRVVDVLVDAEGRARAVVLDVSNSLIHEKLLIAADWSTLHVVAKGATAHLETDLDARQLEASPRYEPGQAAHVVMPASGAAAPAVPASAAPGPAPAAVPASAPAVPAARAPK, encoded by the coding sequence ATGAGGACGCATAGCCCGATTCCGACAGCGAGCACCGGCCCGATCGGGTTACGGAACGTGTCGTTCAGTCATCCCTCCGGCATTCGCGTGGTGGTGTACCCGCCCGCGCGTTCGGCATTCGCGCCGTATTCCGTGCCGTACCCCGCGGCGTGGACCGCGGCGTGGTGGCTGCTGGCGGCGCTGTGCGTACTGGCGCTGCTGGGCGGCTGCACCACCACGCTTTCGCCGGGAAGCGCCACGATCGTCGATGCCGTGGTCATACCGGCGATTCCGCCGCCCGCGCCGCCGCCCGCGGCCTGTCTGCCCGTACCCGACATGCCCCCGCCGCCGGTGGCCCGGCTCTCGGGCGGCATCGTCGCGCGCAAACCGGCGCCGCGGCCCGTGCACCGGGCACGTCCGGCGCGGCGTGTCGAAGACGCCAAGCCGGCGCCCGAAGAGGCGCCCGCGCCGCCCCCGGCGCCGGCGCCCCTGGTGGTCGTGCACGATCTGCCGCACGGGCAGTTCCGCGGTCTGCTCGACGCCGAGGTGCAGCGCGGCACCGGTACCGTCGGCCGGGCGGTCGATGCCGTCGCCGATGCGCGCGGCCGGCCCCGCCAGGTCGTCATCAACCTGGCGGGATTCATGGGGGTGGGCGACCGCAAGGTGAGCCTGCCGTGGGATGCCTTCCGTTTCGATACCACCATCGGGAAGCCGTTGCTGATACTCAAGTCGGCGGCCATCGATCCGGTGGCGAGCGCGCCGGCCTCCGGCGGCAGCCCGGTACCGCCGGCAGGCGGGGTGAATCTGATGGACAGCGCGGTGAACATGCGCGACGGCACCGCCGCGGGCCGGGTGGTCGACGTCCTGGTGGACGCGGAGGGACGCGCGCGCGCCGTGGTACTGGATGTCAGCAACTCGCTGATCCACGAGAAGCTACTGATCGCGGCCGACTGGTCGACGTTGCACGTGGTTGCCAAGGGCGCGACGGCGCACCTCGAAACGGATCTCGATGCGCGTCAGCTCGAAGCCTCGCCACGCTATGAGCCGGGCCAGGCCGCGCATGTCGTGATGCCCGCGAGCGGCGCGGCCGCGCCCGCCGTTCCGGCGTCGGCCGCGCCGGGGCCCGCGCCAGCCGCCGTACCGGCATCGGCGCCAGCGGTTCCCGCCGCGCGCGCTCCGAAATAG
- a CDS encoding MFS transporter, whose translation MATIRSIRALDWLNFFMANVQTGFGPFIASYLASEKWTQGEIGIALSVGTVTAMVSQLPAGAVVDALRSKRGAAVAAIGAVTVSAILFAISTAWVSVIFAEILHGFASCMLVPAIAAISLALVGRKNLGDRLGRNARWASIGSACAALIMGLFGQYVSVRGIFWLTAALTVPSIIALGMIEQGGAQRGRGVPGQGAAGAGAGAAGAGAGAGAAAGAAAGDAHDVLAAPPRESLVTLLRDRRLLIFAACIILFHLSNAAMLNLAAGEVTLRMGDHVQLVIAACIIVPQIIVAAMSPWVGRSSQRWGRRPILILGFSALPVRALLFALVSNASNPYLLVPVQVFDGLSAAVFGVMLPLIAADVAGGKGRYNLCIGFFGLAAGVGATLSTSVAGFAADRFGSSAAFFGLAAMGALAVLLVWKAMPETREIEEATSGAAPDRGGVAKRAGETR comes from the coding sequence ATGGCCACTATTCGTAGTATTCGTGCGCTGGACTGGCTCAACTTCTTCATGGCCAATGTCCAGACCGGTTTCGGACCCTTCATCGCGTCCTACCTTGCCTCCGAGAAATGGACGCAGGGCGAGATCGGCATCGCCCTGAGCGTGGGTACCGTCACCGCCATGGTCAGTCAGCTGCCGGCGGGCGCCGTGGTGGATGCGCTGCGCAGCAAGCGCGGCGCAGCCGTCGCGGCGATCGGCGCGGTGACGGTGAGCGCGATCCTGTTCGCCATCAGCACCGCATGGGTCTCGGTGATCTTCGCGGAAATTCTGCATGGTTTCGCCAGCTGCATGCTGGTGCCGGCGATCGCAGCGATCTCGCTCGCGCTCGTGGGACGCAAGAACCTGGGGGACCGGCTCGGGCGCAATGCCCGCTGGGCATCGATCGGGAGCGCCTGCGCGGCATTGATCATGGGGCTGTTCGGCCAATACGTGTCGGTACGGGGCATTTTCTGGTTGACCGCGGCGCTGACGGTGCCCTCCATCATCGCGCTCGGCATGATCGAGCAGGGCGGGGCGCAGCGCGGCCGCGGCGTCCCGGGGCAGGGCGCGGCAGGTGCGGGTGCGGGTGCGGCAGGTGCGGGTGCGGGTGCGGGTGCGGCGGCGGGTGCGGCGGCGGGTGACGCGCATGACGTCCTCGCCGCGCCGCCGCGCGAGTCCCTTGTCACGCTGCTGCGGGACCGGCGCCTGCTGATCTTCGCCGCCTGCATCATTCTGTTCCATCTGTCGAATGCGGCGATGCTGAACCTGGCCGCCGGCGAGGTGACCCTGCGCATGGGAGACCACGTGCAGCTGGTGATCGCCGCCTGCATCATCGTGCCGCAGATCATCGTGGCGGCGATGTCGCCCTGGGTGGGACGTTCCTCGCAGCGCTGGGGCCGGCGGCCGATCCTGATCCTGGGGTTTTCCGCCCTGCCGGTGCGCGCACTGTTGTTCGCGCTCGTCAGCAACGCCAGCAACCCTTACCTGCTGGTGCCGGTGCAGGTATTCGACGGCCTGAGCGCCGCCGTCTTCGGCGTGATGCTGCCGCTGATCGCCGCGGACGTCGCGGGCGGCAAGGGGCGCTACAACCTGTGCATCGGCTTTTTCGGGCTGGCCGCGGGCGTCGGGGCGACCCTCAGCACGTCGGTCGCGGGTTTCGCCGCCGACCGGTTCGGCAGTTCGGCGGCCTTCTTCGGCCTGGCGGCGATGGGCGCGCTGGCGGTGCTGCTCGTCTGGAAAGCGATGCCGGAGACACGCGAGATCGAAGAGGCCACGTCCGGCGCCGCGCCGGATAGGGGTGGCGTGGCGAAGCGCGCCGGCGAAACGCGCTGA
- a CDS encoding oxidoreductase, producing the protein MMNRNNPVWLITGCSTGFGRELAKLVLARGWRAVVTARDPSTLQELVAAHPETALALQLDVTDRKQIAQVVEASTKRFGQIDALVNNAGYGYLAAIEEGEDDAVRAMFETNVFGLVDMTKAVLPVMRAQRSGLVVNVSSIGGLTSFAATGYYHGTKYAVEGISESLALEVKPLGIDVMLVEPGPFRTNWAGPSIKQSAVRIGDYDATAGERRRQTNERSGKQPGDPVRAAQAIIDASLSDTPPLRLVLGKAALDLAHQKLERLRTDFDTWESTTLGADFPAGQG; encoded by the coding sequence ATGATGAATCGCAACAATCCCGTATGGTTGATCACCGGCTGTTCGACGGGCTTCGGCCGCGAGCTGGCTAAACTGGTGCTGGCGCGCGGCTGGCGCGCCGTCGTCACCGCGCGCGACCCGTCGACGTTGCAGGAACTCGTCGCCGCGCACCCCGAAACCGCGCTGGCGCTGCAACTCGACGTCACCGACCGCAAGCAGATCGCGCAGGTGGTGGAAGCGTCGACCAAACGCTTCGGGCAGATCGACGCGCTGGTCAACAATGCCGGTTACGGCTATCTCGCGGCCATCGAGGAAGGCGAGGACGACGCGGTGCGGGCGATGTTCGAGACGAATGTGTTCGGACTCGTCGACATGACCAAGGCCGTGCTGCCGGTCATGCGCGCGCAACGCAGCGGCCTGGTGGTGAACGTGTCGTCGATCGGCGGCCTGACGAGTTTCGCGGCCACGGGCTATTACCACGGCACCAAATACGCGGTCGAAGGCATTTCAGAGTCGCTCGCGCTGGAGGTCAAGCCACTGGGCATCGACGTCATGCTGGTCGAACCCGGCCCGTTCCGCACCAACTGGGCGGGCCCGTCGATCAAGCAGTCGGCGGTGCGCATCGGCGACTACGACGCGACCGCGGGCGAGCGCCGCCGTCAGACCAACGAGCGCAGCGGCAAACAGCCCGGCGACCCGGTCCGCGCCGCGCAGGCGATCATCGACGCGTCCCTGTCCGACACGCCGCCGTTGCGCCTGGTGCTCGGCAAGGCCGCGCTCGATCTGGCGCACCAGAAACTCGAACGCCTGCGGACCGATTTCGACACGTGGGAAAGCACCACGTTGGGCGCGGACTTCCCGGCGGGCCAGGGCTGA
- a CDS encoding NADP-dependent isocitrate dehydrogenase, which yields MSTTSKIIYTLTDEAPALATYSLLPIVKAFTQSSGIAVETRDISLAGRIISLFPEHLESNQRIADDLGELGQLATTPEANIIKLPNISASVPQLKAAIKELQAQGYKLPDYPDDARTDAEKDVKARYDKVKGSAVNPVLREGNSDRRAPLSVKNYARKHPHKMGAWSADSASHVAHMSEGDFYGSERSVLIETAGNVKIELSAKDGAVTVLKAKTSVKAGEIIDASVLGKKALRSFIAAEIADAKAKGVLLSVHLKATMMKVSDPIIFGQIVSEYYKDVLEKHADVLKQAGVDVNNGIGDLYAHLKDLPAEKRAEIEADIQAEYARRPQLAMVNSDKGITNLHVPSDVIVDASMPAMIRDSGKMWGTDGQLHDTKAVIPDRCYAGVYQTVIADCKKHGAFDPVTMGSVPNVGLMAQKAEEYGSHDKTFQIPADGVVRVTDDAGKVLLEQTVETGDIWRMCQVKDAPIQDWVKLAVNRARATGTPAVFWLDPARAHDAQVIKKVETYLKDHDTAGLDIRIMSPVEATQFSLDRIRAGQDTISVTGNVLRDYLTDLFPIMELGTSAKMLSIVPLMSGGGLFETGAGGSAPKHVQQFLEEGFLRWDSLGEFLALAASLEHLGNAYGNPKANVLAKALDQATGKFLDLNKSPSRKVGGLDNRGSHFYLALYWAQALAEQTEDAALQKEFAGVAKTLGENEEKIVAELAAAQGKPVDIGGYYRSDDALIKQAMRPSATLNGVIDAAA from the coding sequence ATGTCCACAACGTCGAAGATCATTTACACCCTCACCGATGAAGCGCCCGCGCTGGCGACCTACTCGCTGCTGCCCATCGTCAAGGCCTTCACGCAGTCGTCGGGCATCGCGGTCGAGACGCGCGACATCTCGCTTGCCGGTCGCATCATTTCGCTGTTTCCCGAACACCTCGAAAGCAATCAGCGCATCGCCGACGACCTGGGCGAACTCGGTCAGCTGGCGACCACGCCCGAGGCGAACATCATCAAGCTGCCGAACATCAGCGCCTCGGTGCCGCAGTTGAAGGCCGCCATCAAGGAATTGCAGGCGCAGGGCTACAAGCTGCCGGATTACCCCGACGACGCGCGGACCGATGCGGAAAAAGACGTCAAGGCGCGCTACGACAAGGTCAAGGGCAGCGCGGTGAACCCGGTGCTGCGCGAGGGCAATTCGGACCGCCGCGCGCCGCTCTCCGTGAAGAACTACGCGCGCAAGCACCCGCACAAGATGGGCGCCTGGAGCGCGGACTCGGCCTCGCATGTCGCGCATATGTCGGAAGGGGATTTCTACGGCAGCGAGCGTTCGGTGCTGATCGAGACCGCGGGCAACGTCAAGATCGAACTGAGCGCCAAGGACGGCGCGGTGACCGTGCTGAAGGCGAAGACCAGCGTCAAGGCGGGCGAGATCATCGATGCGTCCGTGCTGGGCAAGAAGGCGCTGCGCAGCTTCATCGCCGCGGAAATCGCCGACGCGAAGGCCAAGGGCGTGCTGCTTTCCGTGCATCTGAAGGCGACGATGATGAAGGTCTCGGACCCGATCATCTTCGGCCAGATCGTCTCGGAATACTACAAGGACGTGCTCGAGAAGCATGCCGACGTCCTGAAACAGGCCGGTGTCGACGTCAACAACGGCATCGGCGACCTGTACGCGCACCTGAAGGACCTGCCGGCCGAGAAGCGCGCCGAGATCGAAGCGGACATCCAGGCCGAGTACGCGCGGCGCCCGCAGCTGGCGATGGTCAATTCCGACAAGGGCATCACGAACCTGCACGTGCCCAGCGACGTGATCGTCGACGCATCGATGCCCGCGATGATTCGCGATTCCGGCAAGATGTGGGGCACCGACGGCCAGTTGCACGACACGAAAGCCGTGATCCCCGACCGCTGCTACGCGGGCGTCTACCAGACCGTCATCGCCGACTGCAAGAAACACGGCGCCTTCGACCCGGTGACGATGGGAAGCGTGCCCAATGTCGGACTGATGGCACAGAAGGCCGAGGAATACGGTTCGCACGACAAGACCTTCCAGATCCCCGCCGACGGCGTGGTGCGCGTCACCGACGACGCCGGCAAGGTCCTGCTCGAACAGACCGTGGAGACGGGCGACATCTGGCGCATGTGTCAGGTCAAGGACGCGCCGATCCAGGACTGGGTCAAGCTCGCCGTCAACCGCGCCCGTGCCACCGGCACGCCGGCGGTGTTCTGGCTCGATCCGGCCCGTGCGCACGACGCCCAGGTGATCAAGAAGGTCGAAACCTACCTGAAGGACCACGACACCGCGGGACTGGACATCCGCATCATGTCGCCCGTCGAGGCCACGCAGTTCTCGCTCGACCGCATCCGCGCGGGCCAGGACACGATCTCGGTGACGGGCAATGTGCTGCGCGACTACCTGACCGACCTGTTTCCGATCATGGAACTGGGAACCAGCGCCAAAATGCTGTCGATCGTACCGCTGATGAGCGGCGGCGGCCTGTTCGAAACCGGCGCGGGCGGTTCGGCGCCGAAGCATGTGCAGCAGTTCCTCGAAGAAGGCTTCCTGCGCTGGGATTCGCTGGGCGAATTCCTGGCGCTGGCCGCTTCGCTGGAGCATCTCGGCAATGCATACGGCAATCCGAAGGCGAACGTGCTGGCGAAGGCGCTCGATCAGGCCACCGGCAAATTCCTCGATTTGAACAAGTCGCCGTCCCGCAAGGTCGGTGGCCTGGACAACCGCGGCAGCCACTTCTATCTGGCACTGTACTGGGCGCAGGCGCTCGCCGAGCAGACCGAGGACGCGGCGCTGCAGAAGGAATTCGCCGGCGTCGCCAAGACCCTGGGCGAGAACGAGGAAAAGATCGTCGCCGAGCTGGCGGCCGCGCAGGGCAAGCCGGTCGATATCGGCGGCTATTACCGCTCGGACGACGCGTTGATCAAGCAGGCGATGCGGCCCAGCGCCACATTGAACGGGGTCATCGACGCGGCCGCCTGA
- a CDS encoding LysR family transcriptional regulator: MELRHLRYFLAVAQEASFTRAAARLGLGQPPLSQQIKQLEQELGVRLFRRTSHGVVLSDAGRAFEPEAQRVLDDTQRAMRAAQRAGRGETGILRVGFTGSAAFNAVVPDSIRRFRTAFPKVELTLEEATTSHLLQSLQENRLDAAFIRPGAALTAGLDLHRFPDEAMKIVVASDHPLAGRTGAALVELTHEPFVLFPREIGLSIRETVLEACIAAGFTPRLGQEAPQISSVINLVAAALGVSIVPAAIAKVQVDGVRYLDIIGDAPRARLAVATRVGGAEATVANFLHLLG, translated from the coding sequence ATGGAACTTCGGCATCTGCGCTATTTCCTGGCCGTAGCGCAGGAAGCGAGCTTCACCCGCGCGGCGGCCCGTCTCGGGCTGGGTCAGCCGCCGTTGAGCCAACAGATCAAGCAGCTCGAACAGGAACTCGGCGTGCGCCTGTTTCGCCGCACCTCCCACGGCGTAGTGCTGAGCGACGCCGGCCGCGCGTTCGAGCCCGAGGCGCAGCGGGTGCTCGACGACACGCAGCGTGCCATGCGCGCGGCGCAGCGCGCGGGGCGCGGCGAGACCGGCATCCTGCGCGTCGGCTTCACCGGTTCGGCCGCGTTCAATGCGGTCGTGCCCGATTCGATCCGGCGTTTTCGTACGGCCTTTCCGAAGGTGGAATTGACGCTGGAGGAAGCCACGACCTCCCATCTGCTGCAAAGTCTGCAGGAAAACCGTCTCGACGCCGCTTTCATCCGCCCCGGCGCGGCCCTGACCGCCGGCCTGGATCTCCACCGCTTTCCCGACGAAGCGATGAAGATCGTCGTCGCGTCCGATCACCCGCTCGCCGGGCGCACCGGCGCGGCGCTGGTCGAACTGACACACGAACCCTTCGTGCTGTTCCCGCGCGAGATCGGCCTGTCGATCCGCGAAACCGTGCTGGAGGCCTGCATCGCCGCCGGCTTCACGCCCCGGCTCGGGCAGGAGGCGCCGCAAATCTCCTCGGTCATCAATCTGGTGGCGGCGGCCCTCGGCGTCTCGATCGTCCCGGCGGCGATCGCCAAGGTTCAGGTCGACGGCGTCCGCTATCTCGATATCATCGGCGACGCGCCCCGCGCCAGGCTTGCCGTCGCCACCCGCGTCGGCGGCGCCGAGGCGACGGTCGCGAATTTCCTGCATCTGCTGGGTTGA
- a CDS encoding MFS transporter encodes MTSRFKPAAPEPLAPVPPFAPAPPVAGAPPIAGSPPAVIQGDAPAPVPAPAPAALAWVTRGSPAYRRISLALFLSGFATFSLLYCVQPLLPALTVEFGIGAAQSSLALSLSTGFLAFSILCAGAVSERVGRRGLMFTSMALAAAFNVLAAIAPSWHLILLARALEGFVLGGVPAVAMAYLAEEIDPRGLGLSMGLYVGGTAFGGMMGRVGMSFLTDAFSWRHAMMTLGVIDLLAAAAFVWLLPVSRNFTPRTGLGPAHHLALWRRHLAHPQLPALFGVGCLVMGAFVTVYNYAGFRLLGAPFNLSASETGLIFSAYLFGMVASSAAGALADRFGRGPVMISGIAVAVLGLLLTLPASLPATIVGLVAITIGFFITHAVASGWVGALANGAKGHAASLYLLAYYLGSSVLGSAGGWFWEAHRWGGVVCFAFALLAACLALGLRVWRGPARRGAA; translated from the coding sequence ATGACCTCCCGTTTCAAGCCCGCCGCTCCGGAACCGCTCGCTCCCGTGCCGCCGTTCGCCCCCGCGCCGCCCGTCGCCGGTGCGCCTCCGATCGCCGGTTCGCCACCGGCGGTCATTCAAGGCGATGCCCCGGCCCCGGTCCCGGCGCCCGCTCCCGCAGCGCTCGCCTGGGTGACGCGCGGCTCGCCGGCGTACCGGCGCATCAGCCTTGCGCTGTTTCTATCGGGCTTCGCCACGTTTTCGCTGCTGTACTGCGTGCAGCCCCTGTTGCCGGCGCTGACCGTGGAGTTCGGCATCGGCGCGGCGCAGAGTTCGCTGGCCCTGTCGCTTTCCACCGGTTTTCTCGCGTTCTCGATACTGTGCGCGGGGGCGGTATCCGAACGCGTCGGCCGCCGCGGCCTGATGTTCACGTCGATGGCGCTGGCGGCGGCCTTCAACGTCCTGGCGGCCATCGCGCCCAGCTGGCACCTGATCCTGCTGGCGCGTGCGCTCGAGGGGTTCGTGCTGGGAGGCGTGCCGGCCGTCGCGATGGCCTATCTGGCCGAGGAAATCGACCCGCGCGGCCTGGGACTGTCGATGGGGCTGTATGTCGGCGGTACCGCCTTCGGCGGCATGATGGGGCGCGTGGGCATGAGTTTTCTGACCGATGCGTTTTCCTGGCGTCATGCGATGATGACGCTGGGCGTGATCGATCTGCTGGCAGCCGCGGCCTTCGTCTGGCTGCTGCCCGTTTCCCGGAACTTCACGCCGCGCACCGGGCTGGGGCCGGCGCATCACCTGGCCTTGTGGCGCCGCCATCTGGCGCATCCGCAACTGCCCGCGCTGTTCGGCGTCGGCTGTCTGGTGATGGGGGCGTTCGTGACCGTCTACAACTACGCGGGCTTTCGCTTGCTGGGCGCGCCGTTCAATCTGAGCGCCAGCGAGACCGGGCTGATCTTCAGCGCCTACCTGTTCGGCATGGTCGCGTCGTCGGCGGCGGGCGCGCTGGCGGACCGCTTCGGCCGCGGTCCCGTGATGATCAGCGGCATCGCCGTGGCGGTGCTTGGGCTGTTGCTGACCTTGCCGGCGTCGTTGCCCGCGACGATCGTCGGTCTGGTCGCGATCACCATCGGCTTTTTCATCACCCACGCGGTGGCGAGCGGGTGGGTGGGAGCGCTCGCCAATGGCGCGAAGGGACACGCGGCATCGCTCTATCTGCTCGCGTATTATCTGGGATCGAGCGTGCTCGGCTCTGCGGGCGGCTGGTTCTGGGAGGCGCATCGCTGGGGCGGCGTGGTCTGTTTCGCCTTCGCCCTGCTGGCGGCGTGCCTGGCCCTCGGCCTGCGCGTGTGGCGTGGCCCGGCCCGCCGCGGCGCGGCCTGA
- a CDS encoding PAS domain-containing protein, which yields MTAQTQRSTATDPAPGMVALVDVNFRYLYVSAGSLDLFGQAPLELHGRDAFESVHWDDRFALAQFIESEDLVLGGRNGVVYRMVREDGSCMWVKTVARALDEEDPRYVGEHVLVHRVISEQDVMREQRKSTFHRGPWQPGQPRRVAARGLGHYGPGHPGLGHRLTARLADVDPFDPLLDRDWARVLINDSPMSVLLPDIDHFALLLAQDQPILEPEEASRRQVEQEAERAAYDAERAAARKATQDALWAVEREAVRRAREEAQREEAQREEAQREEAQREAQQKAQSHPPDDQLPSSPEHPGREQEGRRDPDDVSDDTDDADDANEGDDRPAGRSGDGSGPGSRPGYGPLSPAMSLRAQASFFSFGASRWHSLGKPADK from the coding sequence ATGACGGCTCAGACTCAACGTAGTACAGCGACTGACCCGGCGCCGGGCATGGTGGCGCTGGTTGACGTGAATTTCCGTTATCTCTATGTTTCTGCCGGTTCGCTCGACCTGTTCGGCCAAGCGCCGCTCGAGCTGCATGGACGCGACGCTTTCGAGTCCGTGCACTGGGACGACCGGTTCGCCCTGGCGCAATTCATCGAATCCGAGGATCTGGTGCTGGGCGGACGCAACGGCGTTGTCTACCGGATGGTGCGCGAGGACGGTTCCTGCATGTGGGTCAAGACGGTGGCCCGCGCGCTCGACGAAGAGGATCCGCGATACGTGGGAGAGCACGTGCTCGTGCACCGGGTCATCAGCGAACAGGACGTGATGCGCGAACAGCGCAAGAGCACGTTCCATCGCGGCCCATGGCAGCCCGGGCAGCCGCGCCGCGTGGCGGCCCGCGGTCTGGGACACTACGGTCCCGGGCATCCCGGCCTGGGACATCGCCTGACCGCGCGTCTGGCGGACGTGGACCCGTTCGATCCGCTGCTGGATCGCGATTGGGCCCGCGTGCTGATCAACGATTCGCCGATGTCGGTGCTGTTGCCGGATATCGACCATTTCGCGCTGCTGCTGGCCCAGGATCAGCCGATCCTGGAGCCGGAGGAGGCCAGCCGGCGTCAGGTGGAACAGGAGGCCGAGCGCGCCGCCTATGATGCCGAGCGTGCCGCGGCCCGCAAGGCGACCCAGGATGCGTTGTGGGCGGTCGAACGCGAGGCGGTGCGGCGTGCGCGGGAGGAAGCGCAACGGGAGGAAGCGCAACGGGAGGAAGCGCAACGGGAGGAAGCGCAGCGGGAGGCGCAGCAAAAAGCGCAGTCGCACCCGCCGGACGACCAGCTGCCTTCCTCGCCGGAACACCCGGGGCGGGAGCAGGAGGGACGCCGCGACCCGGACGATGTCTCGGACGATACCGATGATGCCGATGATGCGAACGAAGGCGACGACCGGCCCGCCGGCCGGTCCGGCGACGGATCGGGTCCAGGGTCCAGGCCGGGATACGGTCCCCTGTCGCCGGCGATGTCGTTGCGGGCCCAGGCCTCGTTCTTCTCGTTCGGGGCGAGCCGCTGGCACTCGCTCGGCAAGCCCGCCGACAAATAG